Genomic segment of Rhinoderma darwinii isolate aRhiDar2 chromosome 12, aRhiDar2.hap1, whole genome shotgun sequence:
AAATGATAATAATCCATGCCCTGAGATACTGATGTAAATGATAATAATCCATGCCCTGAGATATTAATGTAAATGACAATAATCCATGCCCTGAGATACTGATGTAAATGATAATAATCCATGCCCTGAGATAAGTAAATGCTATCATAACTTTTTCCACTGTCCCCACTCCCCTCCCATCCCGTCACGGCCCTGAATTCACCATTTTATGTTTTAATGCCCCTTTCTCTAAAATTGCTATAAATTGACAACGCCAGCCAGccgaaacaaaaaaatacataacattgTCACACGCCGTTTTCCGTATGCAGCACGTAGTTTAACGGAAAGTTCTTTTAATTGATATTAAATCCCAGATATATTTGGTACATGCCAGAAAGTATTGCACTTAAAGTACAGATGAAAACATTCATATCAACAGGAGAAAATTcaagaaagagagaaaaaaaatattttgtgacaGAATTTCATTATGTGGCTCCGTCTCCGTCCCGGTGCTCGGTCTCCGTCCCGGTGCTCGGTCTCCGTCCCGGTGCTCGGTCTCCGTCCCGGTGCTCGGTCTCCGTCCTGGTGCTCGGTCTCCGTCCCGGTGCTCGGTCTTCGTCCTGGTGCTCATATGAGtaaatctggagaaaaaaatgcgCGGCCGTTATGCATCCAAACGTTCCGTTCCCAGGAGGCTCATTTCCCATCGGTGGTGGGTCGTAACGATATATACAGCAGGTTCCGCGGTGATGATTTCCAGTGCAGGTGAAAAAGTTTACCGTTTATTTTGTTGCAAAGAAGAAATTTGCGTTGCTTGTGCTTCATCTCAGGCCGGAACGTCTTAAAGGGCCGGCTGCATTTCATCCATTGGTGACATCTTTAAAGGGTAGTATAAATGTAGACAAATATAATGACAATCAGGTTGAGGATGGTCCCGATAATCCCCAGCATGGCCAGAATTGTCTCCTCTGTGCTCTCCTTTTCTTGTCTTCCTCTGTCGTCTTCATTGCCGCCAGTGATTACCATCTTGGTCATGAATTCCAATGTGCCTCTTCCCTGCCTTACCTAAAATCAGAAGAATATGGTATTAAATATTATCAGGTCTCTAGCTTAAAGAAATATCTGCACTGGCctgaatatatatacatgtatgtatttttgttgGTGGAGGGTACCAGCTCCTGTGGATACATTTGTACTGCACCCCTTCTATTTTTTGGAAGGACCAAATGCAGAGAACTGATGCCATAAGACTCCCCAAATTATAGTGCCGTACAACGCCGCCATAATGCCACCAAAGTGTTGaccaatagtgtcatacagggaaAGATGCCAATGCCATAGAGTGCCAAAA
This window contains:
- the TUNAR gene encoding protein TUNAR, with product MLCAAPHILMLCRVRQGRGTLEFMTKMVITGGNEDDRGRQEKESTEETILAMLGIIGTILNLIVIIFVYIYTTL